From a region of the Agrobacterium larrymoorei genome:
- a CDS encoding Gfo/Idh/MocA family protein, with product MKIAIVGCGSRHKMFRDSVTEDYPDKHEIVALCDSNAHRLGEAARAISKPGTNGVATYLAENFDQLIEEQRPDTVVVATPDFLHSEYIVRAFEAGCDVICEKPLTIDLSRLKQIVDAQARTGRKVMVTFNYRYSPARTQIKEMLASGVIGTITAVDFRWHLDRVHGADYFRRWHRQKENSGGLLVHKSTHHFDLLNWWLASAPTDVYASGKRAFYRPETAVELGLAEHGPRCADCPVAERCAFRLDLSADEQLRALYLDAEDEDGYFRDRCVFDAEIGIEDTMQAHIRYASGATANYTLTAYSPWEGLEIRFQGTKGEITHKHIEVHGVFGGVRDHADEEAITTELHLAGEVPRMIDVARGKGSHGGADPVMLGYIFDPDSMEPDRYNRASDHVSGAWSILTGIAANASIETGSAVNIQTMLRSRDIRI from the coding sequence GTGAAAATAGCGATTGTTGGGTGCGGATCCCGCCACAAGATGTTCCGCGATTCCGTGACGGAAGATTATCCGGACAAGCATGAAATCGTTGCGCTTTGCGACAGCAACGCCCACCGCTTGGGAGAAGCGGCGCGGGCAATTTCCAAGCCGGGCACCAATGGTGTCGCCACTTATCTGGCAGAAAATTTCGACCAGCTGATCGAGGAGCAGCGCCCGGATACTGTCGTGGTAGCGACACCGGATTTTCTTCACTCGGAATACATCGTACGAGCGTTCGAAGCCGGTTGTGACGTCATCTGCGAGAAGCCACTGACCATCGATCTTTCCAGACTGAAGCAGATTGTCGATGCTCAGGCCCGCACGGGCCGCAAGGTCATGGTCACGTTCAATTACCGTTATTCCCCCGCCCGCACGCAGATCAAGGAAATGCTGGCCTCCGGCGTGATAGGCACCATAACCGCCGTCGATTTTCGCTGGCATCTGGATCGCGTCCATGGTGCGGATTACTTTCGCCGCTGGCACCGCCAGAAAGAAAATTCAGGCGGCCTTCTGGTGCACAAATCCACGCATCATTTCGATCTTCTCAACTGGTGGCTCGCCTCCGCCCCGACAGATGTCTATGCCTCAGGCAAGCGCGCCTTCTATCGCCCGGAGACGGCGGTTGAACTGGGGCTGGCCGAGCACGGCCCACGTTGCGCAGACTGTCCGGTGGCGGAGAGATGCGCGTTTCGTCTCGATCTTTCCGCCGATGAACAGCTCCGTGCGCTTTATCTGGACGCGGAAGATGAGGACGGCTATTTCCGCGACCGCTGCGTCTTCGATGCGGAGATCGGCATCGAAGACACGATGCAGGCCCATATTCGCTACGCCTCCGGCGCAACGGCCAATTACACCCTGACCGCCTATTCCCCATGGGAAGGTCTGGAAATTCGCTTTCAGGGCACGAAAGGCGAGATCACCCACAAGCACATCGAAGTCCACGGCGTATTCGGCGGCGTTCGCGACCATGCGGATGAGGAAGCGATTACGACGGAGCTTCATCTCGCAGGCGAGGTTCCGCGAATGATCGACGTCGCGCGCGGAAAAGGCAGCCATGGCGGCGCTGACCCCGTTATGCTGGGTTACATTTTCGACCCGGATTCAATGGAGCCGGACCGTTACAACCGTGCATCCGACCACGTCTCCGGCGCATGGTCCATCCTCACCGGCATCGCGGCCAATGCTTCCATCGAAACAGGTTCGGCGGTGAATATTCAGACCATGTTGAGATCGCGAGACATCAGGATTTAA
- a CDS encoding nitrate reductase — translation MANEVKTTCPYCGVGCGVIAKIDDNGSVSVKGDPDHPANFGRLCSKGSALAETIDLDGRLLYPQVNGSRVEWDEALDLVASKFSQAIAEYGPDSVAFYVSGQLLTEDYYLANKLMKGFIGSANIDTNSRLCMSSSVAGHRRAFGSDTVPGLYEDLFLADLVILTGSNLAWCHPVIYQRLAAAKAERPEMQVVVIDPRRTMTCDIADMHLAIRPDGDVALFTGLLAHLANSLALDRAYIENHTSGFELAVQSATDTSLAKIAEATGLSLAELTRFYELFERTERVVTCYSQGVNQSSSGTDKVNAIINCHLATGRIGKPGAGPFSLTGQPNAMGGREVGGLANMLAAHMAIESEEDRDRVQRFWQAPTIAKKPGLKAVDLFKAAADGRIKALWIMATNPVVSMPDAEAVEAALKACPFVVVSDIMATTDTARHAHVLLPSVGWGEKDGTVTNSERRISRQRGYLPAPGEAAADWWQFAEIGKRMGFVDAFTYSGPHEIFAEHASLSAFENDGTRDFDIGAYADVAQTPYNEMVPFNWPQPSGEPRDTTRFFADGRFFHADGKARFIATALPKTSRTSPGFPMALNTGRIRDQWHTMTRTGKSARLSSHVAEPFVELHPRDAMEAGIRHADLVEVESPLGKVILRALVTDRQARGSVFAPMHWNDQFAANARIDRLVPSVTDPFSGQPASKNVGVSARRFNAKAYAFAVSAQVPQTPDCAYWALAKGDGGYRLELAFDETPENWIDWARALFGAPPDIEPLGYADTRSGDVRLAFFDGDRLLGALFIASSPVAVARNWAISQLSVEHADLRTRYALVAGRPGADKPDPGATVCSCFSVGINQITAAIRDGCHTVEAVGKCLNAGTNCGSCRAEIRAIIDGCLKTAAE, via the coding sequence ATGGCGAACGAGGTCAAGACAACCTGTCCCTATTGCGGCGTCGGCTGCGGCGTCATCGCGAAAATCGATGATAACGGCAGCGTTTCGGTAAAAGGTGACCCAGATCACCCCGCCAATTTCGGGCGGCTCTGTTCCAAGGGCTCAGCACTGGCCGAAACCATCGATCTGGACGGAAGGCTTCTTTATCCGCAGGTAAACGGTTCCCGCGTCGAGTGGGATGAAGCGCTTGACCTCGTGGCCTCGAAATTCTCGCAAGCCATTGCCGAATATGGCCCGGACTCCGTCGCCTTCTATGTTTCCGGGCAGTTGCTGACGGAGGACTATTACCTCGCCAACAAGCTGATGAAGGGCTTCATCGGTTCAGCCAATATCGACACCAATTCCCGCCTCTGCATGTCGTCTTCTGTTGCTGGGCACCGCCGCGCCTTCGGCTCGGATACAGTACCCGGACTTTATGAGGACCTATTTCTGGCCGACCTCGTCATCCTCACCGGCTCCAACCTCGCATGGTGCCATCCGGTCATCTATCAGCGGCTTGCAGCGGCAAAGGCTGAACGACCGGAAATGCAGGTGGTGGTCATCGACCCGCGCCGCACCATGACCTGCGATATCGCCGATATGCATCTCGCGATCCGCCCAGATGGAGACGTCGCGCTCTTTACTGGCCTGCTTGCCCATCTTGCCAATAGCCTGGCTCTCGACCGGGCCTATATCGAAAACCATACGAGCGGCTTCGAACTTGCGGTCCAGTCTGCCACGGACACAAGTTTAGCGAAGATTGCAGAAGCCACGGGATTGAGCCTTGCCGAACTCACCCGGTTTTACGAGCTTTTCGAGCGCACGGAACGCGTCGTCACCTGCTACAGCCAGGGCGTAAACCAGTCTTCCAGCGGCACGGACAAGGTCAACGCCATCATCAATTGCCATCTCGCGACTGGCCGCATCGGCAAGCCAGGTGCCGGTCCCTTCTCGCTCACGGGTCAGCCCAATGCCATGGGCGGACGTGAAGTCGGTGGGCTGGCGAATATGCTTGCCGCCCATATGGCGATTGAAAGCGAGGAGGATCGCGACCGCGTACAGCGGTTCTGGCAAGCGCCGACCATCGCGAAAAAGCCGGGCTTGAAAGCCGTCGATCTTTTCAAAGCCGCGGCCGACGGTCGGATCAAAGCATTGTGGATCATGGCGACCAACCCGGTGGTCTCCATGCCGGATGCCGAGGCAGTGGAAGCGGCGCTGAAGGCCTGTCCCTTCGTCGTCGTCTCCGATATCATGGCCACAACAGATACTGCACGTCACGCCCATGTTCTCCTCCCATCGGTAGGCTGGGGAGAAAAGGATGGAACGGTAACAAATTCAGAGCGCCGAATTTCTCGCCAGCGCGGCTATCTCCCGGCTCCCGGAGAAGCCGCCGCCGACTGGTGGCAATTCGCCGAAATCGGCAAAAGAATGGGCTTCGTCGATGCCTTCACCTATTCCGGCCCGCATGAGATTTTTGCCGAACACGCTTCTCTTTCCGCTTTCGAAAATGATGGAACGCGGGATTTCGACATCGGCGCCTATGCGGATGTGGCGCAGACGCCCTACAACGAAATGGTCCCATTCAACTGGCCTCAGCCCTCTGGCGAACCCCGCGACACCACCCGTTTCTTCGCCGACGGACGTTTCTTCCATGCGGATGGCAAAGCGCGTTTCATTGCAACAGCCCTCCCCAAAACATCTCGCACAAGCCCCGGCTTCCCGATGGCGCTAAACACCGGTCGCATTCGCGACCAGTGGCACACGATGACGCGCACAGGCAAAAGCGCCCGTCTGTCCTCGCATGTGGCCGAGCCTTTCGTCGAACTTCACCCGCGCGATGCGATGGAGGCGGGGATCAGACACGCCGATCTGGTGGAGGTGGAAAGCCCCTTGGGTAAAGTCATCCTTCGCGCGCTGGTCACTGACCGGCAGGCGCGCGGCAGCGTCTTTGCACCCATGCACTGGAATGACCAGTTCGCCGCGAATGCCCGCATCGACCGGCTCGTTCCTTCGGTTACCGACCCGTTTTCCGGCCAGCCAGCCTCAAAAAATGTCGGCGTCAGCGCGAGACGTTTCAACGCCAAGGCCTATGCTTTCGCGGTCAGCGCTCAAGTGCCGCAGACACCGGATTGCGCCTATTGGGCGCTGGCAAAAGGTGACGGTGGCTACCGGCTGGAACTTGCATTCGACGAAACCCCGGAAAACTGGATCGATTGGGCGCGCGCACTCTTTGGAGCTCCTCCAGACATCGAACCACTGGGTTACGCCGATACGCGCTCCGGCGATGTTCGGCTTGCCTTTTTCGATGGTGACAGATTGCTCGGCGCGCTTTTCATTGCATCCAGCCCCGTGGCCGTTGCCAGAAACTGGGCCATTTCGCAGCTTTCCGTCGAACACGCGGATTTGCGAACCCGCTATGCTCTCGTGGCCGGACGTCCCGGCGCGGATAAGCCGGACCCGGGCGCAACGGTCTGCTCCTGCTTCAGTGTCGGCATCAACCAGATCACGGCGGCCATCCGTGACGGGTGCCACACGGTGGAGGCGGTGGGAAAATGCCTGAATGCCGGAACGAATTGCGGTTCCTGTCGCGCAGAAATCCGCGCCATCATCGACGGCTGTCTCAAGACTGCGGCAGAATAG
- a CDS encoding TIGR02300 family protein — MAKAELGTKRTDPDTGKKFYDLNRDPVVSPYTGKSWPLSFFEETTAQAKMEQAEEEDVQEVDTENTDVELVSLEDADGDNSGDDIPDMGDDDDVEIDDDDDTFLEADEDEDDDDVSGIIGVGGDDDES, encoded by the coding sequence GTGGCAAAAGCGGAACTTGGAACCAAGCGTACCGACCCGGATACCGGCAAGAAATTCTACGACCTGAACCGCGATCCGGTCGTTTCCCCTTACACCGGCAAATCCTGGCCGCTTTCCTTCTTCGAGGAAACCACGGCTCAGGCCAAGATGGAACAGGCCGAGGAAGAGGACGTCCAGGAAGTCGATACCGAAAACACGGACGTCGAACTCGTTTCGCTGGAAGACGCTGACGGCGACAACAGCGGCGACGACATTCCGGACATGGGCGATGACGACGACGTCGAAATCGACGATGACGACGACACCTTCCTCGAAGCAGACGAAGATGAAGACGACGACGACGTTTCCGGCATCATCGGCGTCGGCGGCGACGACGACGAGTCCTGA
- a CDS encoding nucleoside 2-deoxyribosyltransferase: MTKKIYLAGPEVFLPNAREMLDAKALLAREAGFIPLSPGDLQIPPADTKVGHGCNINAIDEQMMLEADAVIANLTPFRGIAADTGTSYELGFMCALGKPVFAYTNIAANHFSRIRDHYVGAVTLGEDGRYRGPDGLSVENFDMVDNLMLHGGILRRGGSVVVGDAQPQDLYTVLTAFRECLVLAAAKLL; this comes from the coding sequence ATGACAAAGAAAATTTATCTCGCCGGACCGGAAGTTTTTCTCCCGAACGCCCGTGAAATGCTCGATGCCAAGGCCTTACTCGCTCGTGAAGCCGGTTTCATCCCGCTCTCTCCGGGGGATTTGCAAATTCCGCCGGCAGATACCAAGGTGGGCCATGGCTGCAACATCAACGCCATCGATGAGCAGATGATGCTGGAGGCAGACGCGGTTATTGCCAATCTGACGCCTTTCCGGGGAATAGCTGCCGATACCGGCACGAGCTACGAACTTGGCTTTATGTGCGCGCTAGGCAAGCCCGTTTTTGCCTATACCAATATCGCCGCGAACCACTTTTCGCGCATCCGCGACCATTATGTGGGCGCAGTCACCCTGGGCGAGGATGGTCGTTATCGCGGTCCAGATGGGCTTTCCGTGGAAAATTTCGACATGGTCGACAATCTGATGCTGCATGGTGGCATTCTTCGCCGCGGCGGCAGTGTCGTGGTTGGCGATGCGCAGCCACAGGACCTATATACGGTCCTCACGGCATTCAGGGAATGCCTGGTCTTGGCCGCGGCAAAGCTTCTTTGA
- a CDS encoding SDR family oxidoreductase, with protein sequence MTGTILITGATSGFGFSTAKLFASHGWKVIGTGRRAERLDALKEELGASFHGMVFDITDETGMRAAFAALPAEFRNIDVLVNNAGLALGTKPAPDVPLSDWHTMVNTNITGLLNITHHLLPTLIERRGIVVNLSSVAAHWPYAGGNVYAGTKAFLHQFSLGLRADLHGKGVRITSIEPGMCETEFTVVRTGGDQNASDNLYKGVNPIVPEDIANTIHWVVSQPKHVNINSIEMMPVNQSFAGFQVHRDV encoded by the coding sequence ATGACAGGTACGATTCTCATCACGGGCGCCACATCCGGCTTTGGATTTTCCACCGCGAAGCTTTTCGCAAGCCATGGCTGGAAGGTGATTGGCACGGGTCGGCGTGCGGAGCGTCTGGACGCTTTAAAAGAGGAGCTCGGTGCATCCTTCCACGGCATGGTGTTCGATATCACCGATGAAACCGGCATGCGTGCGGCTTTCGCGGCGCTTCCTGCGGAATTCAGGAATATCGATGTGCTGGTTAACAATGCAGGCCTTGCGCTTGGCACCAAGCCCGCACCCGATGTGCCGCTGAGCGACTGGCACACCATGGTCAACACCAACATTACCGGCCTGTTGAACATCACGCATCATCTGCTTCCAACGCTCATCGAGCGTCGCGGTATCGTCGTCAATCTCTCGTCTGTTGCGGCACATTGGCCCTATGCAGGCGGCAATGTCTATGCTGGCACGAAGGCGTTTCTCCATCAGTTCTCGCTGGGCTTGCGGGCAGATCTGCACGGAAAAGGCGTTCGCATTACCTCGATCGAACCGGGCATGTGCGAAACGGAGTTTACCGTCGTTCGCACCGGCGGCGATCAGAATGCATCCGACAATCTCTACAAAGGCGTCAACCCAATCGTTCCGGAAGACATTGCCAACACCATTCACTGGGTCGTGTCGCAGCCGAAGCACGTGAATATCAATAGCATCGAGATGATGCCGGTGAACCAGTCCTTTGCAGGCTTTCAGGTACATCGCGACGTTTGA
- a CDS encoding ribonuclease D, giving the protein MAAKIRYHEGDISASDAARYTGAIAVDTETLGLVPRRDRLCVVQLSPGDGTADVVRIAAGQKAAPNLTAMLEDPAREKIFHYGRFDIAVLFYTFGVTTTPVFCTKIASRLCRTYTDRHGLKDNLKEMLEIDISKAQQSSDWAAETLSQAQLEYAASDVLHLHALRDKLTQRLIRDGRYDHATACFAFLPTRSKLDLLGWEDTDIFAHS; this is encoded by the coding sequence ATGGCTGCCAAGATCCGTTATCACGAAGGCGATATTTCCGCGAGCGATGCCGCTCGCTACACGGGCGCCATCGCGGTCGATACGGAGACATTGGGGCTGGTGCCGCGGCGCGACAGGCTTTGCGTGGTCCAGCTTTCTCCCGGTGACGGGACAGCCGATGTCGTGCGCATCGCAGCCGGTCAGAAGGCAGCGCCGAACCTGACCGCCATGTTAGAGGACCCGGCGCGAGAGAAGATTTTCCACTATGGGCGCTTCGATATCGCCGTCCTGTTTTACACTTTCGGCGTTACCACCACGCCCGTCTTCTGCACCAAGATCGCCTCGCGGCTGTGCCGCACCTATACGGATCGCCACGGGCTGAAGGACAATTTGAAGGAGATGCTGGAAATCGATATCTCCAAGGCGCAGCAATCTTCCGACTGGGCGGCGGAAACGCTTTCGCAGGCGCAATTGGAATATGCGGCGTCCGACGTTCTGCATCTACACGCGTTGCGCGACAAGCTTACCCAGCGCCTGATCCGCGATGGTCGCTACGATCACGCGACAGCCTGTTTCGCCTTCCTTCCCACCCGCTCGAAGCTTGATCTTCTTGGCTGGGAAGATACGGATATTTTTGCTCATAGCTAA
- the cmk gene encoding (d)CMP kinase: protein MTFIIAIDGPAAAGKGTLSRRLAEVYGFHHLDTGLTYRATANALLDAGQPLDDEDIAEATARHLDLGGLDRTVLARHEVGEAASKVAVMPAVRRALVEAQRKFSQREPGSVLDGRDIGTVVCPDAPVKLYVTASPEVRARRRFDEIIAGGGQADYEAVFADVKKRDERDMGRADSPLKPAEDAHLLDTSEMSIEAAFQAAKAIIDAALKK, encoded by the coding sequence ATGACATTTATTATCGCCATCGATGGTCCGGCAGCCGCAGGAAAAGGCACGCTTTCGCGGAGACTTGCCGAAGTCTACGGCTTTCATCACCTCGATACCGGCCTGACCTATCGCGCCACGGCAAACGCCTTGCTCGATGCAGGGCAGCCGCTGGATGATGAAGACATTGCCGAGGCGACAGCGCGTCACCTCGATCTCGGCGGGCTTGACCGCACTGTTCTTGCCAGACATGAGGTCGGTGAGGCCGCCTCGAAAGTCGCTGTCATGCCCGCGGTGCGACGGGCACTGGTGGAGGCGCAGCGCAAATTTTCCCAGCGCGAGCCCGGTTCGGTGCTGGATGGCCGCGATATCGGAACGGTGGTGTGCCCGGATGCTCCGGTGAAGCTCTATGTGACGGCCTCGCCCGAGGTTCGCGCGAGACGTCGTTTCGATGAGATTATCGCCGGTGGCGGGCAGGCGGATTACGAGGCGGTTTTCGCAGATGTGAAGAAGCGTGATGAGCGCGATATGGGTCGTGCTGATAGTCCTTTGAAACCAGCAGAAGACGCGCACTTGCTTGATACGTCGGAAATGAGTATAGAGGCGGCGTTTCAGGCAGCGAAAGCCATTATCGACGCTGCCTTGAAGAAATGA
- the rpsA gene encoding 30S ribosomal protein S1, protein MSVATPTRDDFAALLEESFASNDLAEGYVAKGIVTAIEKDVAIVDVGLKVEGRVPLKEFGAKSKDGTLKVGDEVEVYVERIENALGEAVLSREKARREESWVKLEAKFEAGERVEGVIFNQVKGGFTVDLDGAVAFLPRSQVDIRPIRDVTPLMHNPQPFEILKMDKRRGNIVVSRRTVLEESRAEQRSEIVQNLEEGQVVDGVVKNITDYGAFVDLGGIDGLLHVTDMAWRRVNHPSEILNIGQQVKVQIIRINQETHRISLGMKQLESDPWDGISAKYPVGKKISGTVTNITDYGAFVELEPGIEGLIHISEMSWTKKNVHPGKILSTSQEVDVVVLEVDPSKRRISLGLKQTLENPWQAFAYSHPAGTEVEGEVKNKTEFGLFIGLEGDVDGMVHLSDLDWNRPGEQVIEEYNKGDVVKAVVLDVDVEKERISLGIKQLGKDAVGEAATSGELRKNAVVSAEVIGVNEGGIEVKLVNHEDLTSFIRRADLSRDRDEQRPERFSVGQTVDARVVNFSKKDRKVMLSIKALEIAEEKEAVAQFGSSDSGASLGDILGAALKNRGE, encoded by the coding sequence ATGTCAGTAGCTACCCCCACGCGCGACGATTTCGCAGCCCTGCTCGAAGAGTCCTTTGCTTCCAACGATCTGGCCGAAGGCTACGTTGCCAAGGGCATCGTAACGGCCATCGAAAAGGATGTCGCGATCGTTGACGTTGGCCTCAAGGTCGAAGGCCGCGTTCCGCTGAAGGAATTCGGTGCCAAGTCCAAGGACGGCACGCTGAAAGTCGGCGACGAAGTCGAAGTCTATGTCGAGCGCATCGAAAACGCTCTGGGCGAAGCCGTTCTGTCGCGCGAGAAGGCTCGCCGCGAAGAGAGCTGGGTCAAGCTCGAAGCCAAGTTCGAAGCTGGCGAGCGCGTCGAAGGCGTTATCTTCAACCAGGTCAAGGGTGGTTTCACCGTCGATCTGGACGGCGCTGTTGCCTTCCTTCCGCGCTCTCAGGTGGACATCCGCCCGATCCGCGACGTAACGCCTCTGATGCACAACCCGCAGCCCTTCGAAATCCTCAAGATGGACAAGCGCCGTGGCAACATCGTCGTTTCCCGTCGTACGGTTCTGGAAGAGTCCCGTGCAGAACAGCGTTCTGAAATCGTTCAGAACCTGGAAGAAGGTCAGGTTGTTGACGGCGTCGTCAAGAACATCACCGATTACGGTGCGTTCGTTGACCTCGGCGGCATCGACGGCCTGCTGCACGTTACCGACATGGCATGGCGCCGCGTCAACCATCCTTCGGAAATCCTCAACATTGGCCAGCAGGTCAAGGTTCAGATCATCCGCATCAACCAGGAAACCCACCGCATCTCGCTCGGCATGAAGCAGCTCGAGTCGGATCCATGGGATGGCATCTCCGCCAAGTACCCGGTTGGCAAGAAGATCTCCGGTACCGTTACGAACATCACCGACTACGGTGCATTCGTAGAGCTGGAGCCGGGCATCGAAGGCCTGATCCACATTTCCGAAATGTCCTGGACCAAGAAGAACGTACATCCCGGCAAGATCCTGTCCACGAGCCAGGAAGTCGACGTTGTCGTTCTCGAAGTCGATCCGTCCAAGCGCCGTATCTCGCTCGGCCTCAAGCAGACGCTGGAAAACCCATGGCAGGCATTTGCCTACAGCCATCCGGCCGGCACTGAAGTTGAAGGCGAAGTCAAGAACAAGACCGAATTCGGCCTGTTCATTGGCCTCGAAGGCGATGTCGACGGCATGGTTCACCTGTCCGATCTGGACTGGAACCGTCCGGGCGAACAGGTCATCGAAGAGTACAACAAGGGCGATGTCGTCAAGGCTGTCGTTCTGGATGTTGACGTCGAGAAGGAGCGTATCTCGCTCGGTATCAAGCAGCTCGGCAAGGATGCTGTCGGCGAAGCCGCAACATCTGGCGAACTGCGCAAGAACGCCGTTGTTTCCGCTGAAGTTATCGGCGTGAACGAAGGCGGTATCGAAGTGAAGCTCGTCAACCACGAAGACCTGACCTCGTTCATCCGTCGCGCTGACCTGTCTCGCGACCGTGATGAGCAGCGTCCTGAGCGCTTCTCGGTTGGCCAGACTGTCGACGCACGCGTCGTCAACTTCTCCAAGAAGGATCGCAAGGTCATGCTTTCGATCAAGGCTCTGGAAATCGCAGAAGAGAAGGAAGCTGTTGCTCAGTTCGGTTCGTCCGACAGCGGCGCTTCCCTCGGCGATATCCTTGGCGCGGCTCTGAAGAACCGCGGAGAGTAA